A genomic stretch from Colwellia sp. Arc7-635 includes:
- a CDS encoding NADH-quinone oxidoreductase subunit K, which translates to MEFTQTNLYSLCAILLFAIGLLGFLLNSDFIRKLLGLNVIGIAIFMLLLAGANIDPSAIDPTPHAMVLTGIIVAAAGTALGLNLASKIAKFARLVQKEEASMPIEPISDNGLNESQGQR; encoded by the coding sequence ATGGAGTTTACACAAACTAATTTATATAGCCTTTGCGCGATTTTATTGTTCGCTATTGGCCTGCTAGGCTTTTTGTTGAACAGTGATTTTATTCGTAAACTCCTGGGGCTCAATGTTATTGGCATCGCTATTTTTATGTTATTACTTGCTGGTGCTAACATTGATCCAAGTGCGATTGATCCTACTCCTCATGCCATGGTGCTTACGGGGATTATTGTTGCTGCAGCAGGAACTGCTTTAGGGCTTAACTTAGCCTCTAAAATAGCTAAATTTGCGAGGCTTGTTCAAAAAGAAGAAGCGAGCATGCCTATTGAGCCAATATCTGACAACGGCTTAAATGAAAGCCAAGGCCAACGTTAG
- a CDS encoding DUF4040 domain-containing protein — MSFDLWIDIFLCFCVLVIASSMFLVKQSFTAIVLFISLGLVVTLCWIQLNAIDVAIAEAAIGAGLTGAMLLAAWRKLSTEKSAKKSHRGDL, encoded by the coding sequence ATGAGTTTTGATCTATGGATTGATATATTTTTATGCTTTTGTGTTTTAGTTATCGCCAGTTCGATGTTTTTAGTTAAGCAGTCTTTCACTGCTATCGTTTTATTTATCAGTCTTGGCTTGGTTGTTACGCTGTGTTGGATTCAATTAAATGCCATTGATGTGGCAATTGCTGAGGCCGCTATAGGAGCCGGCTTGACCGGAGCGATGTTACTTGCAGCATGGCGGAAGCTCTCAACAGAAAAATCGGCGAAAAAAAGTCATCGAGGTGATCTTTGA
- the mbhE gene encoding hydrogen gas-evolving membrane-bound hydrogenase subunit E, giving the protein MKAFLTNNRHIIEKSLITIFVTIFTAFFIYALFSQPVHNNEVQALAATQLDQTGVTNIVTAVLLNYRAYDTFIEFAVFLCVAIAVLPYILDTPVLEFKLKEESQILLIAKVFIPLIIVMAGYLLWIGATKPGGAFQASALLAGCLVLLSLANVQVIDFTKLRYRLLMSAGLIAFIAVVLLLYFSSQSFIKFPVELAGASILAIEFFATFAIALILFLCFESINKGHA; this is encoded by the coding sequence TTGAAGGCATTTTTGACGAATAATCGTCATATTATCGAAAAAAGCTTAATCACTATTTTCGTTACCATATTCACGGCGTTTTTTATTTATGCTCTATTTAGCCAGCCAGTACATAACAATGAGGTGCAAGCGCTAGCCGCTACTCAGCTTGATCAGACAGGGGTCACTAATATTGTCACGGCTGTGCTGTTAAATTACCGTGCTTACGATACCTTTATCGAATTTGCGGTTTTTTTATGCGTAGCTATTGCGGTATTACCTTACATTTTAGACACGCCAGTATTGGAATTTAAACTTAAAGAAGAATCACAAATACTGTTAATCGCGAAAGTTTTTATTCCTTTAATTATTGTGATGGCCGGTTATTTACTGTGGATTGGTGCGACGAAACCTGGTGGCGCTTTCCAAGCTTCTGCTTTGCTCGCCGGCTGTTTGGTTCTACTTTCTTTGGCCAACGTACAAGTGATTGATTTTACTAAGTTACGCTATCGCTTGTTAATGTCGGCAGGATTAATTGCCTTTATAGCCGTGGTGTTACTGCTTTATTTTTCGTCACAATCATTTATCAAATTTCCTGTTGAACTCGCCGGCGCAAGTATTTTAGCCATCGAGTTTTTTGCGACATTCGCCATCGCGTTGATATTATTTTTGTGTTTTGAATCAATTAACAAAGGTCATGCTTAA
- a CDS encoding monovalent cation/H(+) antiporter subunit G: MIANIFTVFMVSLGCIFFIAGTLGLLRFPDVFCRLHALTKSDNLGLGLITIGLLPQVNSVSMGIKILIVWGLLLLTSATSCHLVARHERRRQMIEADVANTDKGKI, translated from the coding sequence ATGATAGCTAACATATTTACGGTATTCATGGTCTCGCTTGGTTGCATATTTTTTATTGCTGGAACCTTAGGCTTGTTACGTTTCCCTGACGTTTTTTGCCGGCTACATGCGCTGACAAAATCAGATAATTTAGGTTTAGGTTTGATCACTATTGGCTTATTGCCTCAGGTTAACAGTGTTTCTATGGGCATAAAAATACTCATCGTTTGGGGACTTCTGCTGCTGACTAGCGCAACCAGTTGCCATTTAGTGGCACGACATGAGCGCAGAAGACAGATGATAGAAGCGGATGTAGCTAACACCGACAAGGGAAAAATATAA